In the genome of Fulvivirga maritima, one region contains:
- a CDS encoding toxin-antitoxin system YwqK family antitoxin, translating to MKVLKIMVLLLLPLSLAAQDTLRYNDGKLKGIGTLREGVKQGKWILYYPNGEKNAVENYNNKGQLDGDVTYYNLEGNKIGEEHWKSDVLIDSAIYYHNNGNVEKKGKYDEGKYAGTWKFYYSNGQLKREVRYVNGWPEGSWKVYNEAGVLIQEGAYKQGKETGEWKFYDDKGRLEFIGSYENGERVGKWYEVSPKGKRKEVKY from the coding sequence ATGAAGGTGCTGAAAATCATGGTTTTACTGCTTTTGCCTCTTAGTCTGGCTGCGCAGGATACATTGAGGTATAATGATGGAAAGTTGAAAGGAATAGGAACCTTAAGAGAGGGAGTGAAACAGGGGAAATGGATTCTATATTATCCTAATGGAGAGAAAAATGCAGTTGAAAACTATAATAACAAAGGTCAGTTAGATGGAGATGTAACCTACTATAATTTGGAGGGCAATAAAATTGGGGAGGAACATTGGAAATCTGATGTGTTGATAGATTCGGCGATCTACTATCATAATAATGGAAATGTAGAGAAGAAAGGGAAATATGACGAAGGGAAGTATGCGGGTACCTGGAAGTTTTATTACTCTAATGGACAGTTAAAGCGAGAAGTTCGGTATGTAAATGGCTGGCCTGAGGGAAGCTGGAAGGTTTATAATGAAGCAGGTGTTCTGATTCAAGAAGGCGCTTATAAGCAAGGTAAGGAAACAGGTGAATGGAAGTTTTATGATGATAAAGGAAGGTTAGAGTTTATAGGGAGTTATGAAAATGGAGAAAGAGTGGGGAAGTGGTATGAAGTTTCTCCAAAAGGAAAGCGGAAAGAAGTGAAATATTAG
- the lgt gene encoding prolipoprotein diacylglyceryl transferase, which yields MFNLSYIIWEPNPIFFHLPISEYPVRYYGILFTLGLIISQQILFYVFKKEGKPERDVESLTIYLLIATVVGARLGHVIFYDFLNNPEKIWQDPLYVFRVWEGGLASHGAAIGILLALWFYSRFQFRISPFKAKKLVFKKQKRPNQSFLQIVDRIAIVVALCGCFIRVGNFINSEIIGTPTHSDFGVVFVNNLNLFTQDDSSPIESISYVQNHLAPPIEPGYMPIDLTLNFKAHPDVQTEEGIESFLNGYFLTQLKSRSFLNEHFYYPPSTELSPLISKTSTGEYEATIIVYGIVRHPAQLYEAFSCLVLFFILFGIWNKKRLNTPPGLLFGILLMVVFSLRFLYEFIKENQLSFENKLMLNMGQTLSIPLIISGVIILIYALRKDKQKN from the coding sequence ATGTTTAATTTGAGCTACATTATTTGGGAGCCAAATCCTATATTTTTTCATTTGCCCATAAGCGAATACCCTGTAAGGTATTATGGCATTCTTTTCACTCTGGGGCTAATTATAAGCCAGCAGATACTATTTTATGTATTCAAAAAAGAAGGCAAACCAGAAAGAGATGTAGAGTCTTTAACCATCTACCTGCTCATAGCCACAGTGGTAGGAGCTCGTCTGGGTCATGTCATTTTTTATGATTTCCTTAACAATCCAGAGAAAATTTGGCAAGATCCACTGTATGTTTTCAGAGTATGGGAAGGTGGACTCGCGAGCCATGGAGCAGCAATTGGGATATTATTAGCCTTATGGTTTTATAGTCGTTTTCAATTTAGAATAAGCCCTTTCAAAGCCAAAAAGCTGGTCTTCAAGAAGCAAAAAAGGCCCAATCAGTCCTTTTTACAGATAGTAGACAGAATAGCCATAGTAGTAGCGCTGTGTGGCTGTTTCATAAGAGTAGGTAATTTTATTAATTCAGAAATTATAGGCACGCCCACTCACTCTGACTTCGGCGTAGTGTTCGTGAACAATCTAAATCTATTCACTCAGGATGATAGCAGTCCCATAGAAAGCATCTCTTATGTACAAAATCACCTGGCACCACCTATTGAGCCTGGCTACATGCCAATAGACCTTACACTGAATTTCAAAGCTCACCCAGATGTGCAGACAGAAGAAGGTATTGAAAGTTTTTTAAATGGCTATTTTTTAACACAACTAAAAAGCAGGAGCTTTCTTAATGAGCACTTTTACTATCCTCCATCTACTGAGCTTTCACCGCTAATTAGCAAAACCAGCACAGGAGAATATGAGGCAACCATAATAGTATATGGAATAGTGCGGCACCCGGCTCAACTCTATGAAGCATTTAGCTGCCTTGTTTTATTCTTCATTCTTTTCGGAATATGGAACAAAAAAAGGCTCAATACGCCTCCTGGGCTACTATTCGGAATATTGCTGATGGTTGTTTTTAGCCTGCGCTTTCTCTATGAGTTTATTAAAGAAAATCAACTTTCTTTTGAGAACAAGCTTATGCTAAACATGGGGCAGACATTAAGTATACCCTTGATTATAAGCGGAGTAATTATCCTAATTTATGCACTAAGGAAGGATAAGCAGAAGAATTAA
- a CDS encoding POTRA domain-containing protein, which yields MSYSPSQVVEAEAFSTYDSIPSQQVHEDSVKSKYVYIDNIFVIGNKRTKKAIILREMSINAGEYFYEPDLEDIIRQDRNKIFNTRLFNTVEVSLLELQNDKVDVVVKVSERWYTFPVPIFDLVDRNFNDWWQNQNHDLSRVNYGLKLFQNNVRGRNERLKLVAQFGYTKQFEVAYFVPYLDKSQRHGISFLYSYADNKNIAYRTVDHKREFLDSEDVLRVQKRYGLGYQFRNSFYSTHRLNLYFNDNWVNDTVTFENSNYYLDNEREQKYFSIAYNFVHDKRNNVTYPLKGSEVNIFARKYGLGIFDDLNQLDLGGQYSKFIDLGKDYYFSNYSSVYVSFPENQPYSNLRGLGYSYDFIRGYELYVVESKSFLLNRSTLKKRLWSFSTDLNFIPIDQFKTVPIDIYFKLYFDMGYSENLTNYDQNTMLTDRYLFGCGAGFDIVSYYDTVIRLEYSMNREMEHGLFVHFRKEF from the coding sequence ATGTCTTATTCTCCCTCGCAGGTAGTAGAAGCCGAAGCTTTTTCCACCTACGATAGCATACCTTCTCAGCAGGTTCATGAAGATTCCGTCAAAAGCAAATATGTTTATATAGATAACATTTTTGTAATTGGTAATAAAAGAACAAAGAAAGCCATCATACTCAGAGAGATGAGCATAAATGCCGGAGAATATTTCTATGAGCCAGATTTAGAAGACATCATTCGACAAGACCGAAATAAAATATTTAATACACGACTCTTTAATACTGTTGAAGTTTCGCTTCTTGAATTACAAAATGACAAGGTAGATGTAGTGGTTAAAGTCAGTGAAAGATGGTACACTTTTCCCGTACCTATTTTTGATCTGGTAGATCGTAATTTTAATGACTGGTGGCAAAACCAGAACCATGACCTTAGCCGCGTAAATTATGGATTAAAGCTGTTTCAAAATAATGTAAGAGGCAGAAACGAGCGACTTAAACTGGTAGCGCAGTTTGGATATACCAAACAATTTGAAGTAGCTTACTTTGTGCCATACCTTGATAAATCTCAGCGCCACGGAATCTCCTTTTTATATTCTTATGCTGACAATAAAAACATTGCTTACAGAACCGTAGACCATAAAAGAGAATTTCTTGATTCTGAAGATGTACTGCGGGTACAGAAGCGCTACGGGTTAGGCTATCAGTTTAGAAACTCCTTTTATTCTACCCATCGTTTAAACTTATATTTTAATGACAACTGGGTAAATGATACCGTAACCTTCGAAAACTCAAACTACTATTTAGATAATGAGAGGGAGCAGAAATACTTTAGCATCGCTTATAACTTTGTGCACGATAAACGGAATAATGTCACCTACCCATTAAAAGGATCCGAAGTTAATATTTTTGCCAGAAAATATGGCTTGGGCATTTTTGATGACCTTAATCAACTCGACCTTGGGGGGCAATACTCAAAATTTATTGACTTAGGCAAAGATTACTATTTCTCTAACTACAGCTCGGTATACGTTAGTTTTCCAGAGAACCAACCCTATTCTAATTTAAGAGGGCTGGGGTATTCTTATGACTTTATCAGAGGCTATGAGCTTTATGTAGTAGAATCAAAATCCTTTTTACTTAACCGGTCTACGCTAAAAAAGAGGCTGTGGAGCTTTAGCACTGACCTTAACTTCATTCCTATAGATCAGTTTAAAACAGTGCCTATTGATATATATTTTAAGCTCTATTTTGATATGGGCTATTCTGAAAATCTGACAAACTATGACCAGAACACTATGCTAACCGATCGTTATCTATTTGGCTGTGGTGCAGGCTTTGACATTGTTTCCTACTATGATACTGTGATTAGGCTGGAATACTCCATGAACCGGGAAATGGAACACGGATTATTTGTCCATTTTAGAAAAGAGTTCTAA